A window from Thiosulfatimonas sediminis encodes these proteins:
- a CDS encoding Maf family protein, whose product MPHHPVYLASTSPRRQELLAQIGVAFSVVTAEIDETPSPQEEVLAYLQRMAKQKALAAQSLLEYDAWIIAGDTSLLVDGQILGKPVDADDAQAMLQRLSGRSHQVYSAVALCHQDTLLCAVSITEVTFAPLPVSDIAAYVASGEPMDKAGAYAIQGYAARWVKNINGSYSGVMGLPLFELNQLLEQANFPYFNPLKKPMPHEK is encoded by the coding sequence ATGCCTCATCATCCCGTTTATTTAGCGTCCACTTCTCCACGTCGTCAGGAATTATTAGCGCAAATTGGCGTTGCGTTTTCGGTCGTGACGGCGGAAATAGATGAAACACCTTCGCCGCAAGAAGAAGTGTTGGCGTATTTGCAACGCATGGCTAAACAAAAGGCGTTGGCAGCTCAGTCGCTTCTTGAGTATGATGCCTGGATTATTGCGGGCGATACCTCTTTGCTGGTGGATGGCCAAATTTTAGGTAAGCCGGTTGATGCTGATGATGCGCAAGCAATGTTGCAACGCCTTTCAGGGCGAAGTCATCAAGTTTATTCCGCGGTCGCGTTGTGCCATCAAGATACGTTACTTTGTGCGGTGAGTATTACTGAGGTGACTTTTGCGCCCTTGCCGGTGAGTGATATTGCGGCTTACGTCGCCAGTGGCGAGCCAATGGATAAGGCTGGCGCTTATGCGATTCAAGGGTATGCAGCGCGCTGGGTGAAAAATATTAATGGTAGCTACAGTGGCGTAATGGGTTTGCCGTTATTTGAACTTAATCAATTGCTTGAACAAGCCAATTTTCCCTATTTTAATCCTTTAAAGAAGCCGATGCCGCATGAAAAATAA
- a CDS encoding glycosyltransferase family 2 protein has protein sequence MQDYQLSIVIPMYNEQENVEPMVSAVFSALAEYEKSWELIVVNDGSIDQTAELLSEKAVERGTQLKIINLQRNYGQTAAMQAGIDAANGVVIATLDGDLQNDPQDIPRMVERLINEDLDLVAGWRKDRKDDLVLRKIPSRIANKLIAKMTGVTLNDYGCSLKVYRASVLKNITLYGEMHRFIPAWMATETLPTKIKEEVVTHHARQFGESKYGISRTFRVIIDLLFVFFFMRFRARPSHFFGQIGLGFGAIGGLGLSYLLILKLLGEDIGTRPLLIISVMFIFMSIQFLLSGILAEMTSRTYYSASDRKPYTIRKKINLN, from the coding sequence ATGCAAGATTACCAACTCTCCATTGTCATCCCCATGTATAACGAACAAGAAAACGTCGAACCAATGGTGTCCGCGGTATTTTCAGCATTAGCAGAATATGAAAAATCCTGGGAATTAATTGTCGTAAACGATGGCAGCATTGATCAAACAGCTGAACTTCTAAGCGAAAAAGCGGTTGAACGCGGAACACAGCTCAAAATCATCAACCTACAGCGTAACTATGGCCAAACAGCCGCTATGCAAGCTGGAATTGACGCAGCAAACGGCGTCGTGATAGCCACCTTAGACGGCGACTTACAAAACGATCCACAAGACATTCCACGGATGGTTGAGAGATTAATTAATGAAGATTTAGATTTGGTTGCTGGTTGGCGCAAAGACCGAAAAGACGACTTGGTTCTGCGCAAAATCCCATCCCGAATTGCCAACAAACTGATTGCCAAAATGACCGGCGTAACTCTGAATGATTACGGATGCAGTCTAAAAGTCTATCGTGCCAGCGTTTTGAAAAACATCACGTTATACGGCGAGATGCACCGATTTATCCCAGCATGGATGGCAACCGAAACCCTGCCAACCAAAATAAAAGAAGAAGTCGTCACGCACCACGCTCGTCAATTTGGCGAATCTAAATACGGCATCAGCCGTACCTTCCGCGTGATTATCGACCTATTATTTGTGTTTTTCTTTATGCGTTTCCGCGCGCGTCCATCCCACTTTTTCGGGCAAATTGGCCTAGGGTTCGGTGCTATCGGCGGACTCGGACTCAGCTACCTATTGATCCTAAAACTACTCGGCGAAGACATCGGGACTCGGCCATTATTGATAATCAGCGTCATGTTTATCTTCATGTCGATTCAATTTCTACTCAGCGGAATCTTGGCAGAAATGACCTCGCGCACCTACTACTCCGCATCGGATAGAAAACCGTATACGATTCGGAAGAAAATCAACTTGAATTAA
- a CDS encoding putative nucleotide-diphospho-sugar transferase, translated as MLKIIGFYTDDALYSEHARLMKASLVRFGLEPYLEKVSADEWQKIIAFKPEFIHRACQKFPNDKILYIDADAFVHADLRGFFADVKEDIAVHYFQGKELASGTLFINNTPSARALVNEWVLRMRANPKLWDQKVLEEVVADWKQKGQVSIKELGPEFTYIYDLTPKRYGLDNLSKPLVEHLQASREHRLIKQIHESSALKRLWVKSLLNRHYRRIVNRRKVSQALAQQVNIILNFPTLD; from the coding sequence ATGTTAAAAATTATTGGGTTTTACACGGATGATGCGCTTTATTCAGAGCATGCAAGGTTGATGAAAGCGTCATTGGTCCGTTTTGGTTTAGAGCCTTACCTAGAAAAAGTAAGTGCAGACGAATGGCAAAAAATCATTGCGTTTAAGCCTGAGTTTATTCATCGGGCTTGTCAAAAATTTCCTAATGATAAAATCCTTTATATTGATGCAGATGCTTTTGTTCATGCTGATTTACGTGGTTTTTTTGCCGATGTTAAAGAGGATATTGCTGTTCATTATTTTCAGGGTAAAGAGTTAGCCAGTGGCACGCTTTTTATTAACAATACTCCTTCCGCAAGGGCATTGGTTAATGAATGGGTTTTAAGAATGAGAGCAAATCCGAAACTTTGGGATCAAAAAGTTCTTGAAGAAGTTGTCGCTGATTGGAAGCAAAAAGGGCAAGTGTCGATTAAGGAACTGGGGCCTGAATTTACTTATATTTATGATCTTACGCCTAAGCGTTATGGTTTAGACAATCTTAGCAAACCCTTGGTCGAGCATCTTCAGGCAAGCCGAGAACACAGGTTGATTAAGCAGATTCATGAATCAAGTGCCTTGAAACGTTTATGGGTGAAAAGTTTATTGAATCGCCATTATCGAAGGATTGTAAATCGCCGTAAGGTTTCTCAAGCATTAGCGCAACAAGTGAATATTATTTTAAATTTTCCGACGTTGGATTAA
- a CDS encoding O-antigen ligase family protein yields MLQDLPSTENFRQNVFQRTAEFLMIPAFFFLPIQAAPVNTLIVLAVLFLLLSKNIKSRLVLAWTHPLSKAFLFFFLTAAVSIFWTENLAQGIYLLGKYIPYVIFPFILLIINPNLQKYYISAFFIGITISEILSYSMWLGITDMGKTQDDPNLWDHTPFIGHVLYSPIVAFAAFIMLTRLTFDWRTLKTWQRTVLFLFSITIITNLFFTHGRTGMIALLCLVFVLFIIKFPTNKVKAIFISSTIIIAIPTLAYYMINDFKIRVDVGKNDFVKLIEEQDAETSLGHRIINWHASIQMIEQQPILGVGIGDYAEEYEKIMHNQEIKYWPSENPHNQYLFSAATSGILGIISLLGIFITKAWLIYRDYQSQTNNPSNPLKIGLLVLFLIICLAESYLWRSNTTLLLILFSALFYKPVIQKS; encoded by the coding sequence GTGTTACAAGACCTGCCCTCAACAGAAAACTTTCGTCAGAACGTTTTCCAGAGAACGGCGGAATTCTTAATGATTCCTGCCTTTTTCTTTCTGCCTATCCAAGCTGCACCGGTCAATACACTAATTGTATTGGCCGTTTTATTTTTATTACTCTCCAAAAATATTAAGTCGAGGTTAGTATTAGCTTGGACGCATCCACTAAGCAAGGCTTTTTTATTTTTCTTTTTAACCGCAGCGGTGTCAATTTTTTGGACAGAAAATCTAGCCCAAGGAATTTACTTATTGGGAAAATACATTCCTTATGTCATCTTTCCTTTCATACTACTTATCATTAATCCAAATCTTCAGAAATACTATATTAGTGCCTTTTTCATTGGCATTACCATTTCTGAAATACTGTCTTATTCCATGTGGCTTGGCATTACAGATATGGGCAAAACCCAAGACGATCCAAATCTCTGGGACCACACACCTTTCATTGGACATGTTCTTTACAGCCCTATCGTTGCCTTTGCTGCATTTATCATGTTAACTCGGCTCACTTTCGACTGGCGGACGTTAAAAACATGGCAAAGAACTGTTTTATTCCTTTTTTCAATCACCATCATTACAAATTTATTTTTTACTCATGGCCGCACCGGTATGATTGCTCTTTTATGCTTAGTATTCGTGCTATTTATAATAAAATTTCCTACTAATAAAGTTAAAGCAATCTTTATCAGCTCAACAATAATAATTGCAATTCCAACCCTTGCTTATTACATGATTAATGATTTTAAAATACGCGTCGATGTAGGCAAGAATGATTTTGTGAAGCTTATAGAAGAACAAGATGCCGAAACAAGTCTTGGGCACCGCATTATCAACTGGCATGCCAGTATTCAAATGATTGAGCAGCAGCCGATTTTAGGCGTCGGTATTGGTGATTATGCAGAAGAATATGAAAAAATCATGCACAACCAAGAAATCAAATACTGGCCATCAGAAAATCCCCACAACCAATATTTATTTAGCGCAGCAACCAGCGGAATCCTTGGCATCATCTCGCTGCTAGGAATCTTTATAACTAAAGCCTGGCTAATCTACCGAGACTACCAATCTCAAACAAATAATCCATCAAATCCTCTAAAAATAGGGCTCTTAGTTTTATTTCTAATCATCTGTTTGGCAGAAAGTTATTTATGGCGCTCAAATACAACTCTTTTATTAATTTTGTTTTCAGCGCTATTTTACAAACCAGTTATTCAAAAAAGTTAG
- a CDS encoding polysialyltransferase family glycosyltransferase — translation MANVSLYIAATPWNFLNSFVFAEHRKDEKSYLMYVDFPIGQDNPYLEALQKIGADSPFIESWCFHGKFKGAIAKWQKRRQELEEIKCIVAELKPDQVFVGSDRRIEFQCAMTEAVKHKPQVKGIYLDEGVFSYTGRKRSQTWRDRVLDSWIKKLMYPCDWKHPITIGASDWINEGWLLRPEMAYSALATKISLKQIPLTFYRVEKLKLLLQSLIRFHESNTFSADALLILPHPSQLNESLKREINQRIRDNRVVSILVKPHPRMDSSLDWLMSSNTILLPKSIPLELLLFELDVRYVIATQSTALFTSALLRRDLQFIFYGKLEDAFEKLFFKIVEESKC, via the coding sequence ATGGCAAATGTCTCACTTTATATTGCTGCAACGCCGTGGAATTTTTTGAATAGTTTTGTTTTTGCCGAACACCGCAAAGATGAGAAAAGCTATTTGATGTATGTGGATTTCCCCATTGGTCAAGACAACCCCTATTTAGAGGCGCTGCAAAAAATTGGCGCAGATTCGCCTTTTATTGAAAGTTGGTGTTTTCATGGCAAGTTTAAAGGTGCTATTGCAAAGTGGCAGAAGCGTCGCCAAGAACTTGAAGAGATAAAATGCATTGTTGCCGAGCTTAAACCGGATCAGGTTTTTGTCGGTAGTGACCGCCGCATTGAGTTTCAATGCGCTATGACCGAAGCGGTAAAGCATAAACCGCAGGTGAAAGGGATTTATCTTGATGAGGGGGTGTTTAGTTACACCGGTCGAAAACGCTCGCAAACATGGCGTGATCGTGTACTCGATTCTTGGATTAAAAAGCTCATGTATCCGTGTGATTGGAAGCATCCCATCACAATTGGCGCCAGTGATTGGATTAACGAGGGGTGGTTGCTTAGACCGGAAATGGCTTATTCCGCTTTGGCCACGAAAATTTCTTTAAAGCAGATACCGCTGACGTTTTACCGTGTCGAGAAGTTAAAGCTGCTATTGCAGAGTTTGATCAGGTTCCATGAAAGCAACACGTTTAGTGCAGATGCTCTATTGATTTTGCCCCATCCAAGTCAACTTAATGAGAGCTTAAAGCGCGAAATTAATCAACGGATTCGAGATAATCGGGTCGTGTCAATTTTAGTTAAGCCACACCCTCGAATGGATTCGAGCCTAGATTGGTTAATGTCTTCTAATACCATTCTTTTGCCAAAATCCATTCCACTGGAATTGTTGTTGTTCGAATTAGATGTTCGTTACGTGATTGCGACACAATCAACCGCATTATTTACTTCGGCATTGCTTCGTAGAGATCTACAGTTCATTTTTTACGGCAAGTTGGAAGACGCGTTTGAAAAATTGTTTTTCAAAATCGTTGAGGAGAGTAAATGTTAA
- a CDS encoding lysylphosphatidylglycerol synthase domain-containing protein: MTYLKTLLSVGLLLALAWLVDYFIGWQSVFAPWQNLPIFQVVLATGLLFLTYAIRASRLIQYFRLHQPAQVLGCARLMLLHNFWNNLLPMRSGEASFPILMQSQFQIGLSQSLPALLWFRILDLHTLLLLVLIAFASLWLNLWQVVFVTFLWLTVPWLLYRLQTPISKRVNQQHKIGKILHKILLGLPQNQTQFTWSWFWTLFNWSLKLLMLAWILSWFVEIDFNLAMLGAAGGELSSVLPIHGIGGFGTYEAGIWLALSQLSLEQNSILSAAINLHLILLSSSIISAAFALLLPKNQAHSS; the protein is encoded by the coding sequence ATGACTTACTTAAAAACCCTTCTTTCAGTTGGGCTGCTGCTCGCTCTTGCCTGGCTCGTTGATTATTTCATCGGATGGCAGAGCGTATTTGCTCCGTGGCAAAACCTGCCAATTTTTCAAGTCGTCTTGGCGACCGGATTACTGTTCCTCACTTATGCGATTCGAGCCAGCCGTCTGATTCAGTATTTTCGATTACACCAACCAGCACAAGTGCTTGGATGTGCGCGTCTGATGCTTCTCCACAATTTCTGGAACAATCTTTTGCCGATGCGCTCCGGCGAAGCCAGCTTTCCAATCTTGATGCAAAGTCAATTTCAAATCGGACTGAGTCAATCATTACCGGCCCTGTTATGGTTTCGGATACTGGATTTACACACACTGCTGCTTCTGGTTTTGATCGCTTTTGCCAGCTTGTGGCTTAACCTTTGGCAAGTTGTATTCGTCACTTTTCTATGGCTAACCGTGCCTTGGTTGCTGTACCGATTACAAACACCCATTAGTAAACGCGTCAACCAACAGCATAAAATCGGTAAAATATTGCATAAAATTCTTCTCGGGCTACCACAAAACCAAACCCAATTTACTTGGAGCTGGTTTTGGACGCTCTTTAATTGGAGTTTAAAACTGTTGATGCTGGCGTGGATTCTCAGCTGGTTTGTCGAGATTGACTTCAATTTAGCAATGCTCGGCGCGGCCGGCGGCGAACTCAGCAGCGTCTTACCAATACATGGTATTGGTGGCTTTGGTACTTATGAAGCGGGTATATGGCTGGCACTTAGCCAACTATCACTTGAACAAAATAGTATTCTTAGTGCCGCGATAAACCTGCATTTGATTTTATTATCGAGCAGCATCATCAGCGCGGCTTTTGCTTTGTTACTCCCGAAAAACCAAGCGCATTCATCATAA
- the rng gene encoding ribonuclease G, translated as MHNEEKILVNVTPNETRVAWVENGVLQEVWVERSNKRGLVGNIYMGKVDRVLPGMQAAFVNIGLERAAFLHVSDVCHKSVGSQDEDCDDIAKLLYAGQKIMVQVVKDPLGTKGARVTMQVTIPSRMLVYMPTEKTLGVSQKIDSNGERERLREMVKQIPEFAGSEGGFIVRTVAEGVDFHEMRADMIYLQRLWSGIQDKTRNTRKPSMLYEDLPLYLRILRDIPIERIEKIRVDSTETYRKMQRFVDTYVMELSDRLGLYQGERPIFDLYNIEEEIQAALHKRVNLKSGGYLIIDQTEAMTTIDVNTGAFVGHRNLEETIYRTNLEATQAIARQLRLRNLGGIIILDFIDMDDKNHQQHVLSTLEKELSRDRVKTTISSISNLGLVEMTRKRTRESLERTLCESCPVCNGRGSVKTAETVAYEIFREITRMARSFEAKQYRVIAAEPVVSRIMDEESTSVAELEAFLGKSIRFQAESAYAAEQYDVVMM; from the coding sequence ATGCATAATGAAGAAAAAATTCTGGTGAATGTCACCCCGAATGAAACACGTGTGGCGTGGGTTGAAAATGGTGTTTTGCAAGAGGTTTGGGTTGAGCGCTCCAATAAACGAGGTTTAGTGGGCAATATTTATATGGGCAAGGTCGATCGCGTCTTGCCGGGAATGCAAGCCGCCTTTGTGAATATCGGTTTAGAGCGAGCGGCTTTCCTACATGTGTCTGATGTCTGTCATAAGTCGGTTGGTTCGCAAGACGAAGATTGCGATGATATTGCCAAGTTACTTTATGCCGGTCAGAAGATTATGGTTCAGGTGGTAAAAGATCCATTGGGGACTAAGGGGGCTCGCGTTACCATGCAAGTGACCATTCCCTCGCGAATGTTGGTGTATATGCCGACTGAAAAAACGCTTGGTGTATCGCAAAAAATCGACTCGAATGGCGAGCGTGAGCGCTTACGCGAAATGGTTAAGCAAATTCCCGAGTTTGCTGGTTCGGAAGGTGGTTTTATTGTGCGCACGGTTGCGGAGGGCGTTGATTTTCATGAGATGCGCGCCGATATGATTTATTTGCAACGCTTATGGTCAGGGATTCAAGATAAAACGCGTAATACCCGAAAACCGTCGATGTTGTATGAAGACTTGCCTTTATATTTGCGAATTTTGCGTGATATCCCAATTGAACGGATTGAAAAGATTCGAGTCGATTCCACGGAAACCTATCGCAAAATGCAGCGATTCGTCGATACTTACGTGATGGAATTAAGTGATCGGCTCGGTTTGTATCAAGGCGAACGTCCTATTTTTGATCTTTATAATATTGAAGAAGAGATTCAAGCGGCTCTGCACAAACGGGTAAATCTAAAGTCCGGCGGTTATCTGATTATTGACCAGACAGAAGCGATGACCACGATTGATGTGAATACCGGCGCTTTTGTCGGGCATCGTAATTTAGAAGAGACCATTTATCGTACTAATTTGGAGGCGACACAAGCGATTGCGCGCCAGCTGCGTTTGCGTAATCTCGGTGGAATCATTATTCTTGATTTTATTGATATGGATGACAAAAACCACCAGCAGCACGTACTCTCGACTTTGGAAAAAGAGTTAAGTCGAGACCGTGTTAAGACGACAATCAGCAGTATTTCTAATTTAGGCTTGGTGGAGATGACGCGCAAGCGTACTCGTGAAAGTTTAGAGCGCACTTTGTGTGAATCTTGTCCGGTTTGTAATGGGCGAGGTTCGGTAAAAACTGCTGAAACGGTGGCCTACGAGATATTCCGAGAAATTACTCGAATGGCGCGTTCGTTTGAGGCTAAGCAGTATCGCGTCATTGCTGCCGAACCCGTGGTGTCTCGCATTATGGACGAAGAGTCAACCAGTGTTGCCGAATTGGAAGCCTTTTTGGGTAAAAGTATTCGCTTCCAAGCGGAGAGTGCTTATGCTGCGGAACAATACGACGTGGTAATGATGTAA
- a CDS encoding YhdP family protein gives MLIKRTHLFLEIILGVFIAYLVLMRLAIIGLQSYPQQSVQFLSYISGWQVNVASVALTQTWLGAEFSLSGLQVQNTDFDFQAEQFSGDINLFSPLIPVLSFGEKLQLQQVSLRFLQSTPSAFASQEVSGLSQLNSVYRQAVNYLRSQNFTQRTWQKIAIKQMVINDFLGPQTAVQIDNLDLIKASQINLIAELGVRYHDVLDFERFNLKLNLSTNSWGGLDFGSVNLISYQPLQMQRLVKLLPPKWAAIMPSGEVLVDWQTQFQDAQLAQSVAKLNAQALSWPQDDQVLPQSVGMELNWNPRLDMNLNDVMAHFELSKVQLDNQFVETLSPVQLQLYPQQELGLSAERFNIAPFKEMLRVFVESDYLADLFNQAVKLDVTDFAMRLNWQTLEIPSLRTRFGRLAIPLTDYPGVATQNLALVKQGDLFLIEAEEPVWVLEPKVYPRPMRVTLPPRVVLNYAGQNLSVDPFTLSIDRFNLSLESFDLHEQVLSVQAKVAAPDAQVVLDYLPYSLLGDGVVAWLQDSQLSAQQPRFMFSLNALPLQAGAQNDEVASDAWLDALKISGQLREATFSFDAEWPRVAPSEMTFDFTKRVLRFNSDALRLEGVKEPLKANAVISDLSQANIALEIQGKIQTSVPQAIAYLAKTPLPQEVGLAAYTEDSQAYSGKAALEITKLWIPLFGFNDQKARVNGAVTLQDAAVRLPNLPEATGVQGKLMFTEQSLTASDVKLKMFTQPARLDIATHLKKHRLDLTLQGKESLYSQAYSTLPVPFRVTFSVPMDKQTDEIAFYGQMHVEQAVSTLPYPFSAPQLTVPLTFSGRIGEEEISVDLVQTDLAEANLKYSLQENRFTRLQSYLGQQANGELRWGGADSFVRGEFDRIEMADWIQWWESLPDSTENQLMSAIRWQDSRIVIGRLNYRNQMIDKVALTLNSLDAGTKLGVTSDQLVATALIPQEGVIDLNFERIRLKSAQSKDAPERVLCAIKNQRVDYPQINVLARNVQFDDYPFDEVRFSLQPNASGYATEDVYAEFSEGVGKITAKYRYDQNRNLSAAEIDVDSKKLEKLMKYLGISKGVTSKRAKVHSEIAWFGGFECFAPDSLFGRLNFKLDEGVVESVEPGLARLLGLLSVDSLARRLQLKLDDVTNDGLAYDEINGNAILNNNKMQLTHLKLQAPAVKVAMQGGIDIADETFDLKADVTPAIGSSLPTIAALAGVANPIAALAIYTVLKVLPDINENLVSYQYQIKGPWKEPIIELIPAPAGE, from the coding sequence ATGTTAATTAAGCGCACACATCTATTTCTAGAAATTATTCTAGGGGTTTTTATCGCCTATCTTGTTTTAATGCGCTTGGCGATTATCGGTCTGCAATCTTATCCTCAGCAGTCGGTTCAATTTTTATCCTATATCAGCGGTTGGCAAGTTAATGTTGCCAGCGTTGCCTTAACACAAACATGGCTGGGTGCCGAGTTCTCACTGAGTGGCTTACAGGTCCAGAATACGGATTTTGATTTTCAGGCGGAGCAATTTTCCGGTGATATTAATCTTTTCTCACCGTTAATTCCGGTGCTCAGTTTTGGTGAAAAATTGCAATTGCAGCAAGTGAGTTTACGTTTCCTGCAATCCACTCCTTCGGCATTTGCTTCGCAAGAAGTTTCTGGTTTGAGTCAACTCAATTCGGTTTATCGGCAAGCCGTTAACTATCTTCGGTCACAAAATTTCACACAACGCACTTGGCAGAAAATTGCCATCAAGCAGATGGTCATCAATGATTTTTTAGGCCCGCAAACGGCTGTGCAAATTGATAATTTGGATTTGATTAAAGCAAGCCAGATTAATTTGATTGCTGAGCTGGGGGTGCGTTATCACGATGTGCTAGATTTTGAACGTTTCAACCTCAAATTAAATTTAAGTACTAATTCTTGGGGCGGTTTGGATTTTGGTTCGGTCAACCTAATTTCATACCAACCTTTGCAAATGCAGCGCCTGGTTAAGTTACTGCCGCCGAAATGGGCTGCGATTATGCCCAGCGGTGAGGTACTCGTGGATTGGCAAACCCAATTTCAGGATGCGCAGTTAGCACAGTCGGTTGCTAAATTGAATGCACAGGCGTTAAGTTGGCCGCAAGATGACCAAGTTTTGCCGCAGAGTGTGGGCATGGAGTTAAATTGGAATCCGCGTCTGGATATGAATTTAAACGATGTGATGGCGCATTTTGAATTGTCCAAGGTGCAGTTGGATAATCAATTTGTTGAAACCTTATCACCGGTGCAGTTGCAATTGTATCCGCAGCAAGAACTCGGTTTATCGGCTGAACGCTTTAATATTGCGCCTTTCAAAGAGATGTTGCGCGTATTTGTTGAGAGCGATTATCTTGCTGATTTATTTAATCAAGCGGTTAAGTTGGATGTTACCGATTTTGCGATGCGGTTGAATTGGCAAACATTAGAAATTCCAAGTTTACGTACCCGTTTTGGGCGTTTAGCGATTCCATTGACCGATTATCCGGGGGTGGCAACACAGAATTTAGCTTTGGTTAAGCAGGGAGATTTGTTTTTAATTGAAGCTGAAGAGCCGGTATGGGTGTTGGAGCCAAAAGTATATCCACGCCCTATGCGTGTCACTTTGCCGCCACGCGTTGTATTGAATTATGCCGGTCAAAATTTGAGTGTGGATCCGTTTACGTTGTCGATTGACCGTTTTAATTTGTCGTTGGAATCTTTTGATTTGCATGAGCAAGTATTGTCGGTGCAGGCAAAGGTTGCGGCACCCGATGCGCAAGTGGTGTTGGATTATCTGCCTTATTCGCTGTTAGGTGATGGCGTCGTCGCTTGGCTACAAGACAGTCAATTAAGCGCACAACAACCGCGTTTTATGTTTAGTTTAAATGCACTGCCTTTGCAAGCCGGCGCACAAAATGACGAAGTTGCTTCAGATGCTTGGTTGGATGCGTTAAAAATAAGCGGTCAGCTGAGAGAGGCAACATTTTCTTTTGATGCTGAGTGGCCAAGAGTTGCGCCGAGTGAGATGACATTTGATTTTACCAAGCGTGTTTTGCGTTTCAACAGTGATGCTTTGCGGTTGGAGGGAGTTAAAGAGCCGTTAAAGGCGAATGCTGTCATAAGTGATTTATCGCAGGCAAATATTGCGCTAGAGATTCAAGGAAAAATCCAGACCAGTGTGCCACAGGCAATTGCTTATTTAGCAAAAACTCCTTTGCCGCAAGAGGTTGGATTGGCCGCATATACAGAGGATAGTCAGGCCTATTCTGGTAAAGCGGCGCTTGAGATAACGAAGTTGTGGATTCCGCTGTTTGGTTTTAATGACCAGAAAGCGCGTGTGAATGGAGCCGTTACTTTGCAGGACGCTGCGGTACGTTTACCTAATTTGCCAGAAGCAACTGGTGTGCAAGGGAAGTTGATGTTTACTGAGCAGAGCCTTACGGCTTCGGATGTGAAGCTTAAAATGTTTACCCAGCCTGCACGCTTGGATATTGCCACGCATCTTAAAAAACATCGACTTGATTTGACGCTGCAGGGTAAAGAGAGTCTTTACAGTCAGGCATATAGTACTTTGCCTGTGCCTTTTCGCGTAACTTTTTCCGTACCGATGGATAAACAAACGGATGAGATCGCTTTTTATGGACAAATGCACGTTGAACAGGCAGTGAGTACTTTGCCTTATCCTTTTTCAGCGCCGCAATTAACGGTTCCTTTGACTTTTAGTGGTCGTATTGGTGAGGAGGAGATAAGCGTTGACTTAGTTCAAACTGATTTAGCAGAAGCAAATCTTAAGTATTCATTACAGGAGAATAGGTTTACGCGTTTACAAAGCTATTTGGGTCAGCAGGCTAATGGCGAGCTACGATGGGGTGGGGCAGATTCCTTTGTACGCGGCGAATTCGACCGAATTGAAATGGCGGATTGGATCCAATGGTGGGAGTCACTTCCTGATTCCACCGAAAACCAGCTGATGTCAGCAATCCGTTGGCAAGACAGTCGCATTGTGATTGGGCGTCTAAATTATAGAAATCAAATGATTGATAAGGTCGCCTTAACATTGAATAGTTTAGATGCGGGCACTAAGTTGGGGGTGACCAGTGATCAGTTGGTCGCCACCGCACTGATTCCACAAGAAGGCGTGATTGATTTGAACTTTGAACGTATCCGCTTGAAATCCGCGCAAAGCAAGGATGCGCCTGAGAGAGTGCTTTGCGCGATTAAAAATCAAAGAGTGGATTATCCACAAATTAATGTCTTAGCACGCAATGTGCAATTTGATGATTATCCTTTTGATGAAGTGCGTTTCAGTTTGCAGCCGAATGCATCAGGTTATGCCACCGAAGATGTGTATGCAGAATTTAGCGAAGGGGTCGGTAAAATTACCGCGAAATATCGTTATGATCAAAACCGTAATTTAAGTGCGGCGGAAATTGACGTTGATAGCAAAAAACTTGAAAAACTGATGAAGTATTTAGGGATTAGTAAGGGCGTAACGTCAAAGCGGGCAAAAGTGCATTCTGAGATTGCTTGGTTTGGCGGCTTTGAATGTTTTGCACCGGATAGCCTTTTTGGGCGTTTGAATTTTAAATTGGATGAAGGTGTTGTTGAAAGTGTTGAACCTGGTTTAGCTCGCCTGCTCGGCTTATTGAGTGTTGACTCTTTGGCACGTCGTTTACAGCTTAAGTTAGATGATGTTACCAATGATGGGCTTGCGTACGACGAGATTAATGGAAACGCGATTCTGAACAATAATAAGATGCAGCTCACTCATCTTAAGCTGCAGGCACCAGCGGTTAAGGTTGCAATGCAAGGTGGGATTGATATCGCTGATGAAACTTTCGATTTAAAAGCGGACGTGACACCGGCGATTGGCTCGTCACTCCCGACGATTGCTGCTCTAGCTGGAGTCGCTAATCCGATTGCTGCTTTAGCAATTTATACGGTTCTGAAGGTGTTACCTGATATCAACGAGAACTTAGTCTCATATCAATATCAAATTAAAGGCCCGTGGAAAGAACCGATTATTGAATTGATTCCTGCACCTGCGGGTGAGTAA